The following are encoded together in the Bacteroidales bacterium MB20-C3-3 genome:
- a CDS encoding RagB/SusD family nutrient uptake outer membrane protein, with protein MKKIKLFILTLAAGLLMVPQSCSKEFLETAPTDQLSGNLVFSSVKGAWGALNGVHRTMYIQYNSSQAHGGMAGMYLYIDMLGTDIVFNTTANGWFRSAYQWVDHRNDRSSMVLYWTNIYRMMSNINQIITQIDAIPGADAEKKAIKGQALTYRAWGHFMLVQLYAQRFVPGGANSHPGVPYMETVTFEGQKRNTVAEVYAKINTDLTEAIALLDGYSRPNKSHINKSVAQGIQAQVALVQGNWAQAATSANAARQGYSFMSAAQHLEGYSKQNNPENLWASYVQEDQTMYFYSFYAYMSNNFNSTAIRQSPKSINKELYDKISSTDIRKGFWYPNAVADKQPFVQPTGVRFNYMNSKFQAVSSADGRGDFPWLRVAEMYLIEAEALARQTGKEAQARDVLFLLAKNRDPQYTLSSNSGQALIDEILTQRRVELWGEGRNWTDLKRLNLPLVRPTAANAGQGSHVESFAVKVTEPAGSNNWVWMIPKAEVDTNKELEQNPA; from the coding sequence ATGAAAAAAATTAAATTATTTATATTGACGCTAGCTGCAGGTTTACTAATGGTACCTCAGTCCTGCTCAAAAGAGTTCCTGGAGACTGCACCTACAGACCAGCTTTCAGGAAATCTAGTGTTCAGCTCTGTCAAGGGAGCCTGGGGAGCCCTGAATGGTGTTCACAGAACAATGTACATACAATATAACAGTAGCCAGGCCCACGGGGGAATGGCCGGAATGTATTTGTATATTGATATGTTAGGTACAGATATTGTTTTTAACACAACCGCAAATGGATGGTTCAGAAGTGCTTACCAGTGGGTAGACCACAGAAATGACAGGTCTTCTATGGTTTTATACTGGACTAACATTTACAGAATGATGAGTAATATTAACCAAATAATTACTCAGATTGATGCTATTCCGGGAGCTGATGCCGAGAAAAAAGCAATTAAAGGGCAGGCTCTTACTTACAGAGCCTGGGGACACTTTATGTTGGTACAGCTTTATGCTCAAAGATTTGTTCCGGGTGGAGCAAATTCACATCCGGGAGTTCCGTATATGGAGACTGTTACATTTGAAGGTCAGAAAAGAAATACTGTTGCTGAGGTTTATGCTAAGATTAACACTGACCTGACTGAAGCGATTGCACTTTTGGATGGCTATTCAAGACCTAACAAGTCTCATATTAACAAATCAGTTGCACAGGGTATTCAGGCACAAGTTGCTCTTGTTCAGGGTAACTGGGCACAGGCTGCCACATCTGCAAATGCGGCAAGACAAGGTTACAGCTTTATGTCAGCCGCGCAGCACCTTGAGGGTTACAGCAAACAGAACAATCCTGAAAATCTGTGGGCATCTTATGTTCAGGAGGATCAGACAATGTACTTCTACTCCTTCTACGCATATATGTCAAATAACTTTAACTCTACGGCAATCCGTCAGAGTCCTAAGTCCATTAACAAAGAACTATATGACAAGATCTCTTCTACAGATATCAGGAAGGGCTTTTGGTATCCAAATGCAGTAGCAGATAAACAGCCGTTTGTTCAACCAACTGGTGTTAGATTTAATTATATGAACTCTAAGTTCCAGGCAGTTTCATCTGCTGATGGTAGAGGTGACTTCCCTTGGTTAAGAGTTGCTGAAATGTACCTTATCGAGGCTGAAGCTTTGGCAAGGCAAACCGGAAAAGAGGCTCAAGCTAGAGATGTCCTTTTCCTTCTTGCTAAAAACAGAGACCCTCAGTATACATTGTCTTCAAACAGCGGTCAGGCTCTTATTGATGAAATTCTTACGCAAAGAAGAGTTGAACTTTGGGGTGAAGGAAGAAACTGGACAGATCTTAAGAGGTTAAATCTTCCATTGGTACGCCCAACTGCTGCAAATGCAGGTCAGGGATCACATGTTGAATCTTTTGCAGTTAAGGTAACAGAACCTGCAGGAAGTAATAACTGGGTATGGATGATACCAAAGGCTGAGGTTGACACTAACAAAGAACTTGAGCAGAATCCTGCTTAA
- a CDS encoding TonB-dependent receptor, translating to MKDGEYYNSAEPGFIQSTVPGNPNLKWETTVQTDIGLEFNLFGNRLRGSLDWFNKQSKDLIFSVPLSPSTGYVSQDRNIGNLFNRGLELDLTGVIYSCKNFEAALNLNATTYKNEITKLPEENRESGIISGNFKRVEGGSIYDYWLRQWHGVDPDNGNALYIFDDAQVWADTDCKTLADGTKVTSNQAKAKYDWAGTSIPKVFGAVTPSFKIFGVDVSVQLNYSIGGKAYDYNWAALMSTGGFGTAKAVEILDRWTTPGQVTNVPRMDNSKTTAFNAASTRWLVNASYLAIRNVNISYNFGENILKTLNVKGLRAYISAENLALFSARKGMNPSQSFNGDVFNDVGFNRTVTLGVNVNF from the coding sequence TTGAAAGATGGGGAGTATTATAACTCTGCTGAGCCGGGCTTTATACAGTCAACAGTTCCAGGCAACCCTAACCTGAAATGGGAGACTACAGTTCAGACAGACATTGGACTTGAATTCAACCTTTTTGGAAATAGGTTAAGAGGTTCTCTTGATTGGTTCAACAAACAGTCTAAAGATCTGATTTTCTCTGTTCCACTTTCACCATCTACTGGTTATGTATCACAAGACAGAAACATTGGTAACCTGTTTAACAGAGGTTTGGAACTTGATTTGACTGGTGTTATATACTCATGCAAAAATTTTGAGGCAGCACTAAATTTAAACGCTACTACTTATAAAAATGAGATAACCAAGCTTCCAGAAGAGAACAGAGAGAGTGGAATAATCTCTGGTAATTTCAAACGAGTTGAAGGTGGTTCAATTTATGACTATTGGCTTCGTCAATGGCATGGAGTTGATCCTGATAATGGAAATGCACTTTATATATTTGATGATGCTCAGGTTTGGGCTGATACAGATTGTAAAACTCTTGCTGATGGTACCAAGGTTACTTCGAATCAGGCCAAAGCTAAATATGACTGGGCAGGAACAAGTATTCCTAAGGTGTTTGGTGCAGTTACCCCTTCATTTAAAATTTTTGGGGTTGATGTTTCTGTGCAGTTAAACTATTCAATTGGTGGAAAAGCTTACGATTATAACTGGGCCGCTCTAATGTCTACTGGTGGATTTGGTACTGCTAAAGCTGTTGAAATACTTGACAGATGGACAACTCCGGGACAGGTTACAAATGTTCCTAGAATGGACAACTCCAAAACTACTGCATTCAACGCAGCCTCAACAAGATGGCTTGTTAATGCATCATATCTTGCAATCAGAAATGTGAATATCTCATACAACTTTGGAGAGAATATTCTTAAAACCCTTAATGTGAAAGGTTTAAGAGCTTATATTTCTGCTGAAAATCTTGCACTATTCTCTGCCCGCAAGGGTATGAACCCTTCTCAGAGCTTTAATGGTGATGTATTCAACGATGTTGGATTCAACCGTACAGTAACTTTGGGTGTAAATGTTAACTTCTAA
- a CDS encoding integrase core domain-containing protein, with amino-acid sequence MTISMDGRGRALDNIYIERFWRTIKQEYIYIWPAVDGNTLVSGIKEYMNYYNNQRTHQGLDRKTPYDWYEIAA; translated from the coding sequence ATCACGATTAGTATGGATGGCAGAGGCAGGGCACTTGATAACATTTATATAGAAAGATTTTGGAGAACAATTAAACAAGAGTACATTTACATTTGGCCGGCTGTGGATGGAAACACACTTGTAAGTGGTATAAAGGAATACATGAACTATTACAATAATCAGAGAACCCACCAAGGTCTGGACAGAAAAACACCTTATGACTGGTATGAAATTGCAGCATAG
- a CDS encoding DDE-type integrase/transposase/recombinase has product MNRSSIYYKPVEESAEDLDLMLKMDKEYHQYPTKGVLGMVDFIKKFGILIGPKKVRRLLRKMGVMAIYPGKNLSKLGMAKYIHSYKLKGLDITHSNQVWCIDITYIPMERGFLYLTAIIDVYSRYIVGWNLSNTLNAECTLKVLKQAIKDCGNPEIINSDQGSQFTCPLWTEYL; this is encoded by the coding sequence TTGAACAGGAGTTCTATTTATTATAAACCTGTTGAAGAAAGTGCCGAAGATCTTGATCTGATGCTCAAGATGGATAAGGAGTATCATCAATATCCTACTAAAGGAGTTCTTGGCATGGTAGACTTTATAAAGAAATTTGGCATATTGATTGGTCCCAAGAAAGTAAGAAGACTCCTTAGAAAAATGGGAGTTATGGCCATTTATCCAGGGAAAAATCTCAGCAAGTTGGGGATGGCAAAATACATTCATTCATACAAACTCAAAGGGTTAGACATAACACATTCAAACCAGGTTTGGTGCATTGATATTACATACATTCCAATGGAGCGCGGGTTTCTATATCTTACAGCAATTATTGATGTTTACAGCCGTTATATTGTTGGCTGGAATCTTTCCAATACTCTTAATGCCGAATGCACTCTTAAAGTTCTCAAGCAGGCTATTAAAGATTGTGGAAATCCAGAGATTATAAATTCTGACCAGGGATCGCAATTTACCTGCCCATTGTGGACAGAGTATCTTTAA
- a CDS encoding transposase, with the protein MNTSRKKHSAAFKAQVAIEAIKEQETLSDLSKRFGIHPQMISNWKREFLSRSPEIFSTKAPDEEAERREQALYEKIGRLEVEVDFCKRALEKLGILKSSKK; encoded by the coding sequence ATGAACACAAGCAGGAAAAAACACAGTGCCGCGTTTAAGGCGCAAGTAGCCATTGAAGCTATTAAGGAACAGGAGACTCTTAGTGATCTGTCTAAACGCTTTGGGATCCACCCGCAAATGATTTCAAACTGGAAGAGAGAGTTTCTCTCTCGCAGTCCTGAGATCTTCTCAACAAAAGCTCCAGATGAGGAGGCGGAAAGGAGAGAGCAGGCATTGTATGAAAAGATAGGAAGATTGGAAGTAGAGGTGGATTTTTGCAAGAGGGCCTTAGAAAAACTGGGGATACTGAAGTCCTCAAAAAAATAG
- the tsaD gene encoding tRNA (adenosine(37)-N6)-threonylcarbamoyltransferase complex transferase subunit TsaD, with protein MSITILGIESSCDDTSAAVIRDEFLLSNVMSNQDVHMKYGGVVPELASRAHQQNILPVVDSALKIAGVKIRDIDAIAFTRGPGLLGSLLVGTSFTKGLSIATGIPVIDVNHLQGHILSHFIKVPEKKVNTQPSFPFLSLLVSGGHTQIVRVESYSSFTVIGETIDDAVGEAFDKCAKIMGLGYPGGPVVDKLAKEGNKVAFKFSKPRVDGLNYSFSGVKTSLLYFLRERIAEDPAFIDKNKTDLCASFQSTLIDILMDKLVKASVMTGINEITIAGGVSANSGLRERIISEGIERGWRSHIPELRFTTDNAAMIAIAGYYKYISGYRSPLDIVPVSRSMDYLL; from the coding sequence ATGAGCATTACTATTCTGGGAATTGAATCTTCTTGTGATGATACCTCTGCAGCAGTTATCAGAGATGAATTTCTGCTTTCCAATGTTATGTCAAATCAGGATGTTCACATGAAGTATGGAGGAGTAGTCCCTGAACTCGCTTCAAGGGCACATCAGCAGAATATTCTTCCGGTAGTTGACAGTGCCTTAAAAATTGCAGGAGTAAAAATCCGGGATATTGATGCTATCGCCTTTACAAGAGGCCCGGGCCTGCTGGGTTCACTACTGGTTGGTACTTCATTTACTAAGGGTTTATCTATTGCAACCGGCATTCCGGTTATTGATGTAAACCATCTTCAGGGGCATATTTTATCACATTTTATAAAAGTTCCTGAAAAGAAGGTTAACACTCAGCCATCATTTCCATTTCTCTCTCTTTTAGTCTCCGGCGGGCATACTCAGATTGTAAGGGTTGAGAGCTACTCTTCATTTACTGTTATTGGCGAGACAATTGATGATGCAGTGGGAGAGGCATTTGACAAATGTGCAAAAATTATGGGGCTCGGCTACCCGGGGGGGCCTGTTGTTGACAAACTGGCAAAAGAGGGGAATAAGGTTGCTTTTAAATTTTCTAAACCCAGAGTTGATGGATTGAATTATAGTTTCAGCGGTGTCAAGACATCTCTGCTATATTTTCTGAGAGAGAGAATCGCTGAGGATCCTGCATTTATTGATAAGAATAAAACCGATTTATGTGCCTCTTTCCAGAGTACCTTAATTGATATACTTATGGATAAACTTGTCAAAGCTTCAGTAATGACAGGTATTAATGAGATTACAATTGCCGGAGGAGTCTCTGCAAATTCCGGACTTAGAGAGCGTATAATTAGTGAGGGGATTGAGAGGGGATGGAGAAGCCATATTCCTGAATTAAGGTTCACTACTGATAACGCCGCTATGATTGCAATAGCAGGATACTATAAATATATATCCGGGTACAGATCACCTCTTGATATTGTACCAGTTTCCAGGTCAATGGATTACCTTTTGTAG